The following is a genomic window from Halobellus ruber.
GCGGCGACGTGGACCGACGACTTCGATTTCGCGACGGAGTCGGTCGGTGCGGTAGATCGGTCGCTTTCGGCACCCGACGCCGACCCGCCGCTCGTCGCCGGCGTCGACCAGGCGTTCCCCGAGGACCGCGCGGTCAGTGTCGTCGTAGTCACTCGCGGGGACACGGTCGTCGAGCGAGCCCACGCGATAACCGACCTCGCGATCCCGTACGTTCCGGGTCTGCTCGCGTTCCGCGAGGGCGACCCGATCCTGGCGGCCTTTTCGGAGCTTGCGGCCGACCCCGACCTCGTCGTCTTCGACGGCAGCGGCCGGATCCACTACCGACAGGCGGGGCTGGCGACCCACATCGGCGTGACCCTCGACCTCCCGAGCGTCGGCGTCGCGAAGGGGCTGCTGTGTGGGACGCCGGACGAAGCCGTCGACGGGCGCCCCGAGGGGTGGCGGGCGCCGATCCGGGCCGACGCCGACGTGGAGAACGCCAAACCCGGCACCGCCATCGGCCACGCCTTCCAATCGCGGCAGTACGATTCGAGCCGGAGGATCAATCCCCTCTACGTCAGCCCCGGCCACCGCGTCGGCGTCGGGACCGCGACCGACCTGGTCGAACGGCTGTGTGACGGCTACAAGCTTCCGGAGCCGACGCGGCGTGCTGACGCGTACGCCGACGAACTAAAACGG
Proteins encoded in this region:
- a CDS encoding endonuclease V, translated to MRPVRPAFVPDPDASREVMESLQREVAAAATWTDDFDFATESVGAVDRSLSAPDADPPLVAGVDQAFPEDRAVSVVVVTRGDTVVERAHAITDLAIPYVPGLLAFREGDPILAAFSELAADPDLVVFDGSGRIHYRQAGLATHIGVTLDLPSVGVAKGLLCGTPDEAVDGRPEGWRAPIRADADVENAKPGTAIGHAFQSRQYDSSRRINPLYVSPGHRVGVGTATDLVERLCDGYKLPEPTRRADAYADELKREHDGNARE